TCATCATCTGCGACAAAAGTTTCCTCTTCATCAATTGATTCAGAAACTTCATCTTCATCCATTGAATCATCTTCTTCAATCATTTCCTCAAATTCTTCAACTGGCTCTTCAGTTAATTCTGGTTCAGAAATGATATCTTCAAATGTTTCTTCCTCATCTGCTTCTTCAATAATTGGCTCAGATGAAACAGTTTTCACTAATGTTTCTACAATTGGTTCATCTTTTGTCATTTCAGTTTCAAATGATTTTTCAAATTCAGCATCTTGACCATAAATAATACCTTCAGCAGCTGCTTCACTCACAGATTTAATATCAATTTTCCAACCAGTTAAACGTACTGCTAATCTTGCATTTTGTCCTTTTTTTCCAATTGCTAGAGATAATTGATTATCTGGTACAATCACAAGTGCACTATGATCTTCTTCACAAATCTCAACATGTACCACTTCTGAAGGTGATAATGCATGAGAAATAAAGATAACTGGATCTTCATTCCATTCAATAATATCGATCATTTCACCATTAAGTTCATTGACAACATTGCGTACACGACTTCCTTTAGGACCAACACAAGATCCAATAGGATCGACATTATCATTTGTTGTATACACAGCAATTTTGCTACGATCTCCTGCTTCACGCGAAACAGATTTAATTTCAACTGTTCCATCATAAATTTCAGGCACTTCCATTTCAAACAATCTTTTGACAAGACCTGGTTCTGTTCTTGACACACCAATATGTGTTCCTTTAGTGCTTCTTTCAACATCACTGACATAAACCTTTATATGCTGACCTTCATAAATTTTTTCACCTGGAATCTGTTGATTTAAAGGCAACAATGCACCTGTTCTGCCAATATTTATAATTGCGAAACGTTCTTCTACACGATCAACAACACCTGTAATAATATCATCTTTTTTATCAATATATTCATTATATAAAGTTTCTTTCTCAGCTTCACGAATCTTTTGTTTTAATAACTGTTTTGTTTGAATTGCAGCCAAACGACCAAAAACCTCAGGATCAATTTCAGTGACAACATCATCTCCTACTTGATATTTAGGATTAATGACTTGTGCTTCTTCTAAAGATAATTCGAAATCTTCATCATTGACATCATCAACAACATGTTTGATTTCATATAAACGAATTTTACCAGTATTCTCATTAATATCAACACGAATA
Above is a genomic segment from Candidatus Stoquefichus sp. SB1 containing:
- the nusA gene encoding transcription termination factor NusA, which translates into the protein MASKKFIQALELLESEKGIQKEVVLEALKEALEKSYKKNYGGSESIIRVDINENTGKIRLYEIKHVVDDVNDEDFELSLEEAQVINPKYQVGDDVVTEIDPEVFGRLAAIQTKQLLKQKIREAEKETLYNEYIDKKDDIITGVVDRVEERFAIINIGRTGALLPLNQQIPGEKIYEGQHIKVYVSDVERSTKGTHIGVSRTEPGLVKRLFEMEVPEIYDGTVEIKSVSREAGDRSKIAVYTTNDNVDPIGSCVGPKGSRVRNVVNELNGEMIDIIEWNEDPVIFISHALSPSEVVHVEICEEDHSALVIVPDNQLSLAIGKKGQNARLAVRLTGWKIDIKSVSEAAAEGIIYGQDAEFEKSFETEMTKDEPIVETLVKTVSSEPIIEEADEEETFEDIISEPELTEEPVEEFEEMIEEDDSMDEDEVSESIDEEETFVADDEEETFVTDLEEDDSEEFDDDYDYDYDPKYDEDIDYDEFDKYYDEK